Proteins encoded by one window of Nasonia vitripennis strain AsymCx chromosome 5, Nvit_psr_1.1, whole genome shotgun sequence:
- the LOC100121386 gene encoding uncharacterized protein LOC100121386 isoform X2, which produces MDLKMANNNNTSTLNGNETTSFTLHVTNLPLELEKDGVENMFLTYGKVTGTVVFRAKNNTNQAYISFSKYGEAEQAISELNQKLPLMLNIRFKDDYKIQKTKVDLSAPIVDFRYNDSFSDNSSGTKKVIDVKKVNCTPAFRPNAYTSEDELLYPVPNNTTTFNPYESPEPYRDTNLMYTRGTVHVSKDGRRHISYGRGYTYYNLPEPHYDIAAYLQNVYEKREKGLYEYATEEVEDDTGLCKICSAPTPFRCQKCGITFYCSKPCQVNDWANHKLECQPIPPLVKRVSNKSQVQNGHDIESSTEDHKVESSVKEIEAQSITQLRRPKTTPHQTQQQQRQIAPSQESVQPTTSSSYVNQNKDPKFLRDNFRPKLTSAITGLKSPALSTKNTDNHQTPNENRNDLNKQSSTPDNFKAVATSFPAKPQHSQQRKIDLKTNDDEMGFQSSQFIPKNEFVKVVITSSLENGNYWVQRCSDVETIEKLFMDLQNYADATERVPPEENVKCILQTDGLWYRATIVSLDKISKIFYHDWGTFDELEVNEVCPINGFAERPTLSRQIRLAEGTDSSCKGLNVDDTLSVKALNVLADGTIVVQAQPSKKVETPVESTQVTEKMANCNAKPTAPLTSPQPKPVSQLTEYEIVQNKIKNIPNVMDSIKVGTSGFMLLNKESNGDYNLTLVPDDEMDNYCKLIDDMKVACDKMLNENSLFSPNVGDMVCGLIEDGELWSRGIVLRTTPQIRLAAIDESRVFDTVSCTPVPKQFSNICSMGVMGKLLPNTQMPEPRPSDLQFTVDNVSSESAMITLKSEEVENIGKAIINKWIPKSEEKGILYAPLSNGNEVMLMHFSSQNSLHVRNMENLEKERVHKLDQDVAKYALNRKPLSAPLVIGQIVLAHYILDNNYYRAIVTAVKDKKVVIKYIDYGNDEEVSTDKLFELSEELKEQTSGIRKIKLKDVPENVPLTQEAKDYFDQLIINSTILKCTFTGDPLKDGVVLKTDKNENVNDVVRTYLKPTWERGVEDDKKVYTLYDLPDPKLGDVGDLIKAIVLCYYEENGSLILCPDDQIALNAIYYDMQKIIDKYIEKTTNHYIPRDEELCIAKYQDKFYRAVCILSAATPNESRVLFMDYGNTELVPHTDIRLFTEDFTRFPAFGIICSLSPTIPEEKLTLPVSKRIAELLPTSNSITVKIISIDDDHSHQVEIPELKVKLTEEGLL; this is translated from the exons ATGGACCTAAAAATGGCCAATAACAACAATACGTCTACGCTGAACGGCAATGA AACAACTAGTTTTACACTTCATGTCACAAACTTGCCATTAGAATTAGAAAAG GATGGCGTAGAAAACATGTTCCTCACTTATGGAAAGGTGACTGGCACGGTTGTCTTCAGGGCAAAGAACAATACCAATCAAGCCTACATTTCATTCTCTAAGTACGGTGAAGCAGAACAGGCTATATCCGAGTTGAATCAGAAATTGCCATTAATGTTGAATATTCGATTTAAGgatgattataaaatacagAAGACTAAGGTTGATTTGTCTGCTCCAATAGTTGACTTTAGATACAATGATAGTTTCTC agataatTCATCAGGCACAAAGAAAGTCATTGATGTCAAAAAAGTTAATTGTACACCAGCTTTTCGGCCAAATGCTTATACAAGTGAAGATGAATTATTATATCCAGTTCCAAATAACACAACAACATTTAATCCATATGAATCGCCAGAACCGTATCGTGACACGAATTTAATGTACACAAG AGGAACTGTCCATGTATCAAAAGATGGTCGAAGACATATTTCTTATGGCAGAGGATACACATACTACAATTTACCAGAACCACATTATGACATTGCAGCATATCTTCAAAATGTTTATGAGAAACGAGAAAAA GGCCTTTATGAATATGCCACAGAAGAAGTGGAAGATGATACTGGTCTTTGCAAAATATGTTCTGCCCCTACGCCATTTAGATGTCAAAAGTGTGGTATAACTTTTTATTGCAGTAAACCTTGCCAAGTCAATGATTGGGCTAATCATAAATTAGAATGTCAACCAATCCC ACCATTAGTAAAAAGAGTTTCTAacaaatctcaagtgcaaaaTGGTCACGATATCGAGTCTAGTACAGAAGACCATAAAGTTGAGTCCAGTGTAAAAGAAATTGAAGCTCAAAGCATTACGCAACTACGCCGTCCAAAAACTACTCCTCATCAAACCCAACAACAGCAACGGCAGATAGCTCCATCTCAAGAATCAGTTCAACCAACAACGTCGTCTTCATATGTCAATCAAAATAAGGATCCAAAATTTTTACGTGACAACTTTAGACCAAAGTTAACATCAGCTATCACAG GTCTAAAGAGCCCTGCATTGTCAACGAAGAATACTGATAATCATCAAACGCCTAATGAAAACCGAAACGATCTAAACAAACAATCATCTACACCAGACAACTTTAAAGCTGTGGCTACAAGCTTCCCTGCTAAGCCACAACATTCACAGCAGCGTAAAATCGACTTGAAAACCAACGATGACGAGATGGGTTTTCAATCATCACAGTTTATTCCGAAAAATGAATTTGTAAAAGTTGTGATCACGTCGTCTCTCGAAAATGGCAATTACTGGGTACAAAGGTGCAGTGATGTTGAGACAATCGAGAAACTTTTCATGGATCTACAAAATTATGCCGATGCTACAGAGCGAGTTCCACCTGAAGAAAATGTCAAGTGCATTCTGCAGACTGATGGCCTATGGTATAGAGCTACCATTGTCTCTTTAGATAAGATTTCAAAG ATTTTCTATCATGACTGGGGTACATTTGACGAACTTGAAGTAAATGAAGTCTGTCCAATCAATGGTTTTGCTGAAAGACCAACGCTTTCTCGGCAAATTCGTCTTGCAGAAGGTACAGATTCTAGTTGTAAAGGTTTGAATGTCGACGACACACTATCGGTGAAGGCATTGAATGTTTTGGCGGACGGTACAATCGTTGTTCAAGCACAACCTTCAAAGAAAGTTGAGACTCCAGTTGAATCTACTCAAGTTACTGAAAAG atgGCTAACTGCAATGCAAAGCCGACTGCACCTTTGACAAGCCCACAACCAAAGCCTGTATCTCAGTTAACAGAGTATGAGATAgtacaaaacaaaattaaaaacataccCAATGTAATGGATTCTATTAAAGTCGGTACATCGGGATTCATGTTGTTAAACAAGGAAAGTAATGGTGACTATAATTTAACACTTGTACCCGACGATGAAATGGACAACTATTGCAAATTGATTGATGACATGAAAGTAGCGTGTGACAAAATGTTGAATGAAAATTCTCTTTTTAG TCCGAACGTTGGCGATATGGTATGTGGTTTAATCGAGGATGGTGAGCTGTGGTCTAGAGGCATAGTCTTAAGAACAACCCCACAAATCAGATTAGCTGCCATTGACGAAAGTCGAGTCTTTGATACAGTCAGTTGCACACCTGTACCTAAACAATTCAGTAATATTTGCAGTATGGGTGTAATGGGTAAACTTTTGCCGAACACTCAGATG CCGGAGCCCAGACCTTCAGATTTACAATTTACTGTTGACAATGTTTCGAGTGAGTCAGCTATGATAACGTTAAAATCCGAGGAAGTGGAAAACATTGGCAAGgctataataaataaatggaTTCCTAAATCTGAAGAAAAAGGAATCTTGTATGCTCCCTTGAGCAATGGCAATGAG GTGATGCTCATGCATTTTTCTAGTCAAAATTCATTGCACGTACGCAATATGGAAAATCTCGAGAAGGAACGAGTTCATAAACTGGACCAAGATGTTGCTAAATATGCTCTAAATc gAAAGCCTCTTAGTGCCCCACTAGTAATTGGGCAGATAGTCTTAGCACACTACATCTTAGATAACAATTATTATAGAGCAATAGTGACTGCAGTAAAAGACAAAAAGGTTGTAATTAAATACATTGATTACGGCAATGACGAGGAAGTCAGTACTGATAAACTATTTGAGTTGTCAGAGGAACTTAAAGAA CAAACGTCaggtataagaaaaataaagctgaAAGATGTACCAGAAAATGTTCCGTTAACTCAAGAAGCAAAAGATTATTTTGATCAACTAATTATTAATAGTACAATTCTAAAGTGCACTTTTACTGGCGATCCACTAAAAGATGGTGTTGTATTGAAAACcgacaaaaatgaaaatgttaatGACGTTGTAAGGACCTATTTGAAACCTACATGGGAAAGAGGTGTAGAAGATG ATAAAAAAGTGTACACTTTATATGATTTACCAGATCCAAAGTTAGGAGATGTTGGAGATTTAATAAAAGCAATTGTATTATGTTATTATGAAGAGAACGGAAGTCTCATTTTGTGTCCAGATGATCAGATTGCCCTTAATGCCATATATTATGATATGCAGAAAATC attgATAAATATATAGAAAAGACAACGAATCATTACATTCCAAGGGATGAGGAGCTTTGTATTGCTAAGTACCAAGATAAATTTTACCGTGCAGTTTGTATCCTTTCTGCTGCAACGCCTAATGAGAGTCGCGTGCTGTTTATGGACTATGGTAATACAGAACTTGTCCCTCACACTGACATTCGTCTCTTTACTGAAGACTTCACCAGATTTCCAGCTTTTGGCATTATTTGCAGTCTTTCGC CTACGATTCCCGAAGAGAAATTGACTCTTCCAGTTTCTAAACGAATTGCAGAACTTCTTCCAACAAGCAATTCTATTACAGTTAAAATCATCAGTATAGATGATGATCACTCACACCAAGTAGAAATACCAGaacttaaagttaaattaaCAGAAGAAGGACTTTTATAA
- the LOC100121386 gene encoding uncharacterized protein LOC100121386 isoform X1 has protein sequence MDLKMANNNNTSTLNGNETTSFTLHVTNLPLELEKDGVENMFLTYGKVTGTVVFRAKNNTNQAYISFSKYGEAEQAISELNQKLPLMLNIRFKDDYKIQKTKVDLSAPIVDFRYNDSFSDNSSGTKKVIDVKKVNCTPAFRPNAYTSEDELLYPVPNNTTTFNPYESPEPYRDTNLMYTRGTVHVSKDGRRHISYGRGYTYYNLPEPHYDIAAYLQNVYEKREKGLYEYATEEVEDDTGLCKICSAPTPFRCQKCGITFYCSKPCQVNDWANHKLECQPIPPLVKRVSNKSQVQNGHDIESSTEDHKVESSVKEIEAQSITQLRRPKTTPHQTQQQQRQIAPSQESVQPTTSSSYVNQNKDPKFLRDNFRPKLTSAITVHQDQTNISGLKSPALSTKNTDNHQTPNENRNDLNKQSSTPDNFKAVATSFPAKPQHSQQRKIDLKTNDDEMGFQSSQFIPKNEFVKVVITSSLENGNYWVQRCSDVETIEKLFMDLQNYADATERVPPEENVKCILQTDGLWYRATIVSLDKISKIFYHDWGTFDELEVNEVCPINGFAERPTLSRQIRLAEGTDSSCKGLNVDDTLSVKALNVLADGTIVVQAQPSKKVETPVESTQVTEKMANCNAKPTAPLTSPQPKPVSQLTEYEIVQNKIKNIPNVMDSIKVGTSGFMLLNKESNGDYNLTLVPDDEMDNYCKLIDDMKVACDKMLNENSLFSPNVGDMVCGLIEDGELWSRGIVLRTTPQIRLAAIDESRVFDTVSCTPVPKQFSNICSMGVMGKLLPNTQMPEPRPSDLQFTVDNVSSESAMITLKSEEVENIGKAIINKWIPKSEEKGILYAPLSNGNEVMLMHFSSQNSLHVRNMENLEKERVHKLDQDVAKYALNRKPLSAPLVIGQIVLAHYILDNNYYRAIVTAVKDKKVVIKYIDYGNDEEVSTDKLFELSEELKEQTSGIRKIKLKDVPENVPLTQEAKDYFDQLIINSTILKCTFTGDPLKDGVVLKTDKNENVNDVVRTYLKPTWERGVEDDKKVYTLYDLPDPKLGDVGDLIKAIVLCYYEENGSLILCPDDQIALNAIYYDMQKIIDKYIEKTTNHYIPRDEELCIAKYQDKFYRAVCILSAATPNESRVLFMDYGNTELVPHTDIRLFTEDFTRFPAFGIICSLSPTIPEEKLTLPVSKRIAELLPTSNSITVKIISIDDDHSHQVEIPELKVKLTEEGLL, from the exons ATGGACCTAAAAATGGCCAATAACAACAATACGTCTACGCTGAACGGCAATGA AACAACTAGTTTTACACTTCATGTCACAAACTTGCCATTAGAATTAGAAAAG GATGGCGTAGAAAACATGTTCCTCACTTATGGAAAGGTGACTGGCACGGTTGTCTTCAGGGCAAAGAACAATACCAATCAAGCCTACATTTCATTCTCTAAGTACGGTGAAGCAGAACAGGCTATATCCGAGTTGAATCAGAAATTGCCATTAATGTTGAATATTCGATTTAAGgatgattataaaatacagAAGACTAAGGTTGATTTGTCTGCTCCAATAGTTGACTTTAGATACAATGATAGTTTCTC agataatTCATCAGGCACAAAGAAAGTCATTGATGTCAAAAAAGTTAATTGTACACCAGCTTTTCGGCCAAATGCTTATACAAGTGAAGATGAATTATTATATCCAGTTCCAAATAACACAACAACATTTAATCCATATGAATCGCCAGAACCGTATCGTGACACGAATTTAATGTACACAAG AGGAACTGTCCATGTATCAAAAGATGGTCGAAGACATATTTCTTATGGCAGAGGATACACATACTACAATTTACCAGAACCACATTATGACATTGCAGCATATCTTCAAAATGTTTATGAGAAACGAGAAAAA GGCCTTTATGAATATGCCACAGAAGAAGTGGAAGATGATACTGGTCTTTGCAAAATATGTTCTGCCCCTACGCCATTTAGATGTCAAAAGTGTGGTATAACTTTTTATTGCAGTAAACCTTGCCAAGTCAATGATTGGGCTAATCATAAATTAGAATGTCAACCAATCCC ACCATTAGTAAAAAGAGTTTCTAacaaatctcaagtgcaaaaTGGTCACGATATCGAGTCTAGTACAGAAGACCATAAAGTTGAGTCCAGTGTAAAAGAAATTGAAGCTCAAAGCATTACGCAACTACGCCGTCCAAAAACTACTCCTCATCAAACCCAACAACAGCAACGGCAGATAGCTCCATCTCAAGAATCAGTTCAACCAACAACGTCGTCTTCATATGTCAATCAAAATAAGGATCCAAAATTTTTACGTGACAACTTTAGACCAAAGTTAACATCAGCTATCACAG TACACCAAGATCAAACAAACATTTCAGGTCTAAAGAGCCCTGCATTGTCAACGAAGAATACTGATAATCATCAAACGCCTAATGAAAACCGAAACGATCTAAACAAACAATCATCTACACCAGACAACTTTAAAGCTGTGGCTACAAGCTTCCCTGCTAAGCCACAACATTCACAGCAGCGTAAAATCGACTTGAAAACCAACGATGACGAGATGGGTTTTCAATCATCACAGTTTATTCCGAAAAATGAATTTGTAAAAGTTGTGATCACGTCGTCTCTCGAAAATGGCAATTACTGGGTACAAAGGTGCAGTGATGTTGAGACAATCGAGAAACTTTTCATGGATCTACAAAATTATGCCGATGCTACAGAGCGAGTTCCACCTGAAGAAAATGTCAAGTGCATTCTGCAGACTGATGGCCTATGGTATAGAGCTACCATTGTCTCTTTAGATAAGATTTCAAAG ATTTTCTATCATGACTGGGGTACATTTGACGAACTTGAAGTAAATGAAGTCTGTCCAATCAATGGTTTTGCTGAAAGACCAACGCTTTCTCGGCAAATTCGTCTTGCAGAAGGTACAGATTCTAGTTGTAAAGGTTTGAATGTCGACGACACACTATCGGTGAAGGCATTGAATGTTTTGGCGGACGGTACAATCGTTGTTCAAGCACAACCTTCAAAGAAAGTTGAGACTCCAGTTGAATCTACTCAAGTTACTGAAAAG atgGCTAACTGCAATGCAAAGCCGACTGCACCTTTGACAAGCCCACAACCAAAGCCTGTATCTCAGTTAACAGAGTATGAGATAgtacaaaacaaaattaaaaacataccCAATGTAATGGATTCTATTAAAGTCGGTACATCGGGATTCATGTTGTTAAACAAGGAAAGTAATGGTGACTATAATTTAACACTTGTACCCGACGATGAAATGGACAACTATTGCAAATTGATTGATGACATGAAAGTAGCGTGTGACAAAATGTTGAATGAAAATTCTCTTTTTAG TCCGAACGTTGGCGATATGGTATGTGGTTTAATCGAGGATGGTGAGCTGTGGTCTAGAGGCATAGTCTTAAGAACAACCCCACAAATCAGATTAGCTGCCATTGACGAAAGTCGAGTCTTTGATACAGTCAGTTGCACACCTGTACCTAAACAATTCAGTAATATTTGCAGTATGGGTGTAATGGGTAAACTTTTGCCGAACACTCAGATG CCGGAGCCCAGACCTTCAGATTTACAATTTACTGTTGACAATGTTTCGAGTGAGTCAGCTATGATAACGTTAAAATCCGAGGAAGTGGAAAACATTGGCAAGgctataataaataaatggaTTCCTAAATCTGAAGAAAAAGGAATCTTGTATGCTCCCTTGAGCAATGGCAATGAG GTGATGCTCATGCATTTTTCTAGTCAAAATTCATTGCACGTACGCAATATGGAAAATCTCGAGAAGGAACGAGTTCATAAACTGGACCAAGATGTTGCTAAATATGCTCTAAATc gAAAGCCTCTTAGTGCCCCACTAGTAATTGGGCAGATAGTCTTAGCACACTACATCTTAGATAACAATTATTATAGAGCAATAGTGACTGCAGTAAAAGACAAAAAGGTTGTAATTAAATACATTGATTACGGCAATGACGAGGAAGTCAGTACTGATAAACTATTTGAGTTGTCAGAGGAACTTAAAGAA CAAACGTCaggtataagaaaaataaagctgaAAGATGTACCAGAAAATGTTCCGTTAACTCAAGAAGCAAAAGATTATTTTGATCAACTAATTATTAATAGTACAATTCTAAAGTGCACTTTTACTGGCGATCCACTAAAAGATGGTGTTGTATTGAAAACcgacaaaaatgaaaatgttaatGACGTTGTAAGGACCTATTTGAAACCTACATGGGAAAGAGGTGTAGAAGATG ATAAAAAAGTGTACACTTTATATGATTTACCAGATCCAAAGTTAGGAGATGTTGGAGATTTAATAAAAGCAATTGTATTATGTTATTATGAAGAGAACGGAAGTCTCATTTTGTGTCCAGATGATCAGATTGCCCTTAATGCCATATATTATGATATGCAGAAAATC attgATAAATATATAGAAAAGACAACGAATCATTACATTCCAAGGGATGAGGAGCTTTGTATTGCTAAGTACCAAGATAAATTTTACCGTGCAGTTTGTATCCTTTCTGCTGCAACGCCTAATGAGAGTCGCGTGCTGTTTATGGACTATGGTAATACAGAACTTGTCCCTCACACTGACATTCGTCTCTTTACTGAAGACTTCACCAGATTTCCAGCTTTTGGCATTATTTGCAGTCTTTCGC CTACGATTCCCGAAGAGAAATTGACTCTTCCAGTTTCTAAACGAATTGCAGAACTTCTTCCAACAAGCAATTCTATTACAGTTAAAATCATCAGTATAGATGATGATCACTCACACCAAGTAGAAATACCAGaacttaaagttaaattaaCAGAAGAAGGACTTTTATAA
- the LOC100121402 gene encoding oxysterol-binding protein-related protein 11: protein MSVQNRYPYEGLLHKYTNAMKGWQYRWFILSPETGELHYFLSESEKNQRPRCSIYLAGAVIAPSDEDSNTFTVNSATGDMIKLRATDARARQEWVDKLRAVTEMYTRAIASSHPPLPPREHSGSLRASNSGSGGSGSVAKLEVLDAFANCREQLNKAEKQSQSLAQSIESSSLNLDPELLLLKATAHATVYTLNQCLNILYQ, encoded by the exons ATGAGCGTTCAAAACAGGTACCCTTACGAGGGTTTGCTGCACAAATACACAAATGCCATGAAGGGTTGGCAATATCGCTGGTTCATCCTGAGTCCAGAGACCGGTGAGCTGCACTACTTTTTGAGCGAGTCAGAGAAGAATCAAAGACCTAGATGTTCAATTTATCTTGCTGGTGCTGTTATCGCCCCTAGTGATGAGGACTCCAACACCTTTACCGTAAATTCTGCTACTG GTGACATGATAAAGCTGCGTGCAACGGATGCCAGGGCACGGCAGGAGTGGGTGGACAAGCTTCGCGCGGTCACCGAGATGTACACCCGAGCCATTGCCAGCAGTCACCCACCACTGCCACCTCGTGAACACTCAGGCAGCCTGCGCGCTAGCAATTCAGGAAGTGGAGGTAGTGGCAGCGTGGCTAAGCTCGAGGTCCTGGATGCGTTTGCCAACTGCCGTGAACAGCTTAACAAGGCTGAAAAGCAGAGCCAGTCACTGGCTCAATCCATCGAAAGTAGCAGCTTGAATCTTGATCCAGAACTATTGCTACTTAAGGCAACTGCTCACGCCACAGTCTATACCCTCAATCAGTGTCTCAACATCCTTTACCAGTAG